The Solanum lycopersicum chromosome 9, SLM_r2.1 genome window below encodes:
- the LOC101263849 gene encoding phosphoglucan, water dikinase, chloroplastic has product MCFNMDSMHLSHYYSVLNVKKRQPQIKILKQFNVVHQISHTSVRNLTLLPATNLGFFMDRRVKGIVCGVSSVETRENQNKGKNKSSSEKVQLRFRLDHQVEYGEHIAVLGSAKELGSWKKNIMMDWTENGWIGELEVRSGEILEYKFVIVGKDKNMLWENGSNRILKLPEGGSFELVCQWNVTDEPVNLLSLDPFEVEKLVEETSDNGATITSQAVVPDVVTSPFVEQWQGRAASFVRSNDQLDSDKNRKWDTSGLTGISLKLVEGDKNARNWWRKLEVVRELVVENMDSSHRLEALTYAAVYLKWINTGQIPCLEDGGHHRPNRHAEISRLIFREVEKVLSRKDTTLQEILVIRKMQPCLPSFKAEFTASVPLTRIRDIAHRNDIPHDLKQEIKHTIQNKLHRNAGPEDLVSTEAMLERITKQPGQYSEAFVEQFKIFHNELKDFFNAGSLDEQLESIRESLDGSSLTMLSSFLESKKELVRLDEKHNVSETERTGFLVRTINSLNALREVISKGLESGLRNDAPDASIAMRQKWRLCEIGLEDYAFVLLSRFVNAVEALGGADWLAENVTVKNVSSWNDPIGALTVGIQQLGLSGWKPEECKAVGNELLSWKERGISEIEGSEDGKTIWALRLKATLDRSRRLTEEYSETLIQIFPEKVQILGKSLGIPENTVRTFTEAEIRAGVVFQVSKFATLLLKAVRRTIGSSGWDVLVPGDAFGELIQVDRIIPGTLPSSATGPVILVVNKADGDEEVTAAGSNISGVVLLQELPHLSHLGVRARQEKVVFVTCDDDDKVSDVRQLLGKYVRLEASSTGVKLTASSSEKTGGVSTDKLLSSNASSTGATSSDSGASSIAVKSSQVKEVGPARGVIPLVDADIQTSGAKAASCAQLASLATSSTKVYSDQGAPASFKVPAGAVIPFGSMETALETNKLMETFTLLVEQIETAEIDGGELDKHCEDLQKLISSLLPGQDVIESLGEIFPGNARLIVRSSANVEDLAGMSAAGLYDSIPNVSPSDPVRFGHAVARVWASLYTRRAVLSRRAAGVSQKDATMAVLVQEMLSPDLSFVLHTLSPTDNNHNFIEAEIAPGLGETLASGTRGTPWRLSSGKFDDTVRTLAFANFSEEMVVGGNSPADGEVIHLTVDYSKKPLTIDPIFRRQLGQRLGAVGFYLERKFGSPQDVEGCLVGNEIFIVQSRPQPQ; this is encoded by the exons GGAAAACCAAAATAAAGGAAAGAACAAATCATCTAGTGAGAAGGTTCAGCTACGTTTTCGGCTTGATCACCAAGTTGAATATGGGGAGCACATTGCAGTTCTGGGATCGGCCAAAGAATTAGGGTCCtggaagaaaaatataatgatgGATTGGACAGAAAATGGATGGATTGGTGAACTGGAAGTACGATCTGGCGAGATTCTTGAGTATAAGTTTGTAATTGTTGGTAAGGACAAGAATATGTTATGGGAAAACGGCAGTAATCGGATCTTGAAGCTACCAGAAGGAGGAAGTTTTGAACTGGTCTGTCAATGGAATGTGACAGATGAGCCTGTGAATTTGTTGTCATTGGATCCATTTGAGGTAGAGAAGTTAGTAGAAGAGACAAGTGATAATGGAGCTACAATTACTAGCCAGGCAGTTGTTCCTGACGTAGTAACAAGTCCATTTGTGGAGCAATGGCAAGGGAGGGCTGCATCTTTTGTACGTTCAAACGACCAGCTGGATTCTGATAAAAATAGGAAGTGGGACACATCAGGTCTCACCGGAATTTCCCTAAAGCTTGTTGAAGGTGATAAGAATGCTCGAAACTGGTGGCGGAAG CTTGAGGTTGTTCGAGAACTAGTTGTTGAAAACATGGATAGTTCACATCGCTTGGAGGCTCTCACGTATGCAGCTGTCTATCTAAAG TGGATAAATACAGGGCAAATTCCTTGCCTTGAAGATGGGGGTCACCATCGACCAAATAGACATGCAGAGATTTCCAGGCTTATATTTCGTGAAGTAGAAAAAGTCTTGAGCAGGAAAGACACTACACTTCAG GAAATACTTGTGATCCGCAAGATGCAACCGTGCTTGCCTTCTTTTAAAGCAGAATTCACTGCATCCGTTCCTTTAACGAGAATCAGGGACATCGCTCATAGGAATGATATTCCGCATGATCTTAAG CAAGAAATCAAACATACTATACAAAACAAGCTCCATAGAAATGCTGGCCCTGAAGATCTAGTATCCACAGAAGCAATGCTCGAAAGAATTACCAAACAACCTGGACAATACAGTGAGGCATTTGTAGAGCAATTCAAGATTTTCCACAATGAACTAAAAGATTTCTTCAATGCTGGGAG TCTTGATGAACAGCTGGAATCTATAAGAGAATCACTCGACGGAAGTAGCTTGACAATGCTTTCATCATTCTTGGAGTCCAAAAAG GAATTGGTTAGATTGGATGAAAAACATAATGTTTCAGAGACTGAAAGAACTGGATTTCTAGTCAGGACTATCAACTCTCTGAATGCTCTTCGTGAAGTAATTTCCAAGGGTCTTGAAAGTGGCCTCCGAAATGATGCTCCAGATGCTTCAATAGCTATGCGTCAGAAG TGGCGTCTCTGCGAAATTGGGCTTGAAGACTATGCATTTGTTCTTTTGAGCAG GTTTGTGAATGCAGTTGAAGCTCTAGGAGGAGCTGATTGGCTTGCAGAGAATGTAACTGTGAAAAACGTTAGCTCTTGGAATGATCCAATTGGAGCACTTACAGTAGGAATCCAACAGCTAGGCCTATCTGGTTGGAAGCCCGAGGAGTGCAAAGCTGTTGGAAATGAACTTCTGTCATGGAAAGAAAGGGGTATTTCAGAAATTGAAG GCAGCGAAGATGGTAAGACTATATGGGCATTAAGACTAAAAGCGACTCTTGATAGAAGTCGAAGGTTAACTGAGGAGTATTCCGAGACACTTATCCAAATATTCCCTGAAAAAGTACAG ATTTTAGGAAAATCTTTGGGAATTCCTGAAAATACTGTCAGAACATTTACTGAAGCTGAAATTCGAGCAGG TGTGGTTTTTCAGGTTTCGAAGTTTGCTACTCTACTTTTGAAGGCTGTTAGAAGGACAATTGGGTCATCGGGATGGGACGTTCTCGTTCCAGGAGATGCTTTTGGAGAGCTAATACAG GTGGATAGAATTATCCCCGGCACTCTACCATCATCTGCAACAGGACCTGTTATTCTTGTAGTGAACAAAGCTGATGGAGATGAAGAG GTGACTGCCGCAGGGAGTAACATATCTGGAGTTGTACTTCTACAGGAGCTACCACATTTATCTCATCTAGGTGTTAGGGCCCGGCAG GAAAAGGTTGTTTTTGTGACCTGCGATGACGATGACAAAGTTTCTGATGTAAGACAGCTACTAGGAAAATATGTGAG GTTAGAAGCATCATCAACTGGTGTAAAGTTAACTGCTTCTTCATCAGAGAAGACGGGTGGTGTTTCTACAGATAAACTTCTTTCAAGTAATGCGTCTTCTACAGGTGCAACCTCATCAGACAGCGGTGCTTCCTCAATTGCCGTCAAATCATCTCAAGTTAAAGAG GTTGGACCTGCTAGAGGTGTTATTCCTCTTGTTGATGCAGATATACAAACCTCTGGTGCAAAAGCTGCTTCTTGTGCTCAATTAGCTTCACTGGCCACTTCTTCTACTAAAG TTTATAGTGACCAAGGTGCACCAGCATCATTTAAAGTTCCTGCTGGAGCAGTTATTCCATTTGGTTCCATGGAAACGGCATTGGAAACGAACAAGTTAATGGAGACCTTCACATTGCTTGTTGAGCAGATAGAAACAGCTGAAATTGATGGCGGTGAACTTGATAAACACTGTGAGGATCTCCAGAAGTTAATATCTTCGTTATTGCCTGGACAAGATGTCATCGAAAGCTTGGGAGAAATATTTCCCGGTAATGCACGTTTAATAGTGCGTTCAAGTGCTAATGTCGAGGACTTGGCGGGGATGTCAGCAGCCGGACTTTATGATTCAATTCCTAATGTTAGCCCTTCAGATCCGGTAAGGTTTGGACATGCTGTAGCCCGTGTTTGGGCCTCGTTGTATACTAGAAGAGCAGTACTGAGCCGCAGAGCTGCTGGTGTGTCCCAGAAAGATGCTACGATGGCCGTGCTAGTGCAAGAAATGCTTTCACCAGATTTGTCTTTTGTCCTCCACACACTGAGCCCCACGGACAACAATCATAACTTCATTGAGGCTGAAATTGCACCTGGACTCGGTGAAACACTCGCTTCAGGAACAAGGGGTACACCGTGGCGTCTATCTAGTGGTAAATTTGATGACACAGTTCGCACACTAGCATTCGCCAACTTTAGCGAGGAGATGGTTGTAGGTGGCAATTCCCCTGCTGACGGAGAAGTTATTCACTTGACTGTCGATTATAGCAAGAAACCTTTAACAATCGACCCCATTTTCAGACGTCAGCTCGGTCAGAGGCTTGGCGCTGTTGGTTTCTACCTAGAACGCAAGTTTGGTTCTCCTCAAGATGTCGAAGGATGTTTGGTTGGTAATGAGATTTTCATCGTGCAATCGCGACCTCAACCCCAGTGA